GCGTCCTTCCAACATGGTTTATTGACTGGGCACAGAAGTCAGTATTTTCAATGTGAACTTTACCTTTGAATTTCATTGTTATTAACCTGAAAACACACTGTCATTGCCCGGCTTGACCGGGCAATCCAGAAGCCTCTCGATGAATGACAAATTTGGGGGGGCAAATGTCTCTGGGTATCCTCAATCAAAATGTTTTGGTACGATATCTTCCATTTTCATTCTCCTTTGTGCAATGAGTTTTTCTACTTCCTTTCAAAAATCTGTTTGAGGATAGAAGCGATAAACCTTATATCTTCCGGGTTTTTATTCCGCACAGATAGAATCAACTCTTTAATAGCCGTTTCTTCGTCCACTTTTTTCCCATCCTTTCTAAAGAGAAAAAGTTCATAAACCTCAACACCTAGCGTCCTTGCAATCCGTTCCAGAGTCTTGAGGTATGGCGCCTGTTTTCCCCTTTCTATGTATCCGATGTAATTCACACTTAAATCCACTAACTCAGCAAATTTTTCTTGAGAGAGTTTAGCCCTTTTTCTTTCTTCCCGTATTTTTGCCCCTAGCCTTTTTAGTATATCTCCCATGCTGCCCCCAAATTATTTGTAAGTATAAGTTAGTTGGTTATTAGATATAACAAACAAATAATCGCTAATATGCATAATTTTCTTGACAAATAGTTTGCATTTTGTATGATTGCCCTGACAAATAGTTTGGAAGTTGGTGCAGTTTGCACACAATTTTACAGA
Above is a genomic segment from Deltaproteobacteria bacterium containing:
- a CDS encoding helix-turn-helix transcriptional regulator, producing the protein MGDILKRLGAKIREERKRAKLSQEKFAELVDLSVNYIGYIERGKQAPYLKTLERIARTLGVEVYELFLFRKDGKKVDEETAIKELILSVRNKNPEDIRFIASILKQIFERK